In Streptomyces chartreusis NRRL 3882, the following are encoded in one genomic region:
- a CDS encoding alpha/beta hydrolase: MRTRAAVLCGAAVALAGSLTAVPAEASAPHSAQTFRAVKPSWKKCATTDYPMLQCASLKVPLDHANPDGRQITLALSRVPHTAAKFQGPLLVNPGGPGGDGLTLAGFVANSLPKEVAAQYDIIGFDPRGVGRSKPALDCKPGYFGPVRPDSVPATPESERANLARAKSFAAACTKKYGHLLPYINTISAAHDIDAIRQALGARKINYFGYSYGTYLGAVYAKLYPQRVRRLVLDSIADPTDVWYTANLNQDHAFNDRHRAFMAWVAKHDARYRLGTDPEKIEAAWYAMRAALARNPAGGKVGASELEDTFVPGSYYNGYWPYLAEAFAAYVNHKNTGPLVEAYKHFGAVDAADDNSYSIYAAVQCRDAFWPRDWHQWRKDNWAAYEKAPFMTWNNAWYNAPCAFWPTDSAQPVDIANGKLPPALLFQATNDAATPYEGGVTVHDLLARSSLVVEQGGGNHGITLSGNACLDKYLATYLSDGTVPRGVGTRDAVCDALPDPKPLTSKAASMSARGSMLHRLLGFRG; encoded by the coding sequence ATGAGAACACGCGCAGCCGTGCTGTGCGGCGCCGCCGTCGCGCTGGCCGGGAGCCTTACGGCCGTGCCCGCCGAGGCGAGCGCACCGCACTCCGCACAAACCTTTCGGGCTGTGAAACCCAGCTGGAAGAAGTGCGCCACCACCGACTACCCGATGCTCCAGTGCGCGTCCCTCAAGGTGCCGCTCGACCACGCGAACCCGGACGGCCGGCAGATCACCCTCGCGCTGTCCCGCGTCCCGCACACCGCCGCGAAGTTCCAGGGCCCGCTGCTGGTCAACCCCGGCGGCCCAGGCGGCGACGGTCTGACGCTCGCCGGTTTCGTCGCGAACTCGCTGCCCAAGGAGGTCGCGGCCCAGTACGACATCATCGGCTTCGACCCGCGCGGAGTGGGCCGGAGCAAGCCCGCCCTCGACTGCAAGCCCGGCTACTTCGGCCCGGTGCGCCCGGACTCCGTACCGGCCACGCCCGAGTCCGAGCGGGCCAACCTCGCCCGCGCCAAGTCATTCGCCGCCGCCTGCACCAAGAAGTACGGGCATCTGCTGCCGTACATCAACACGATCAGCGCCGCGCACGACATCGATGCGATCCGGCAGGCCCTGGGTGCGAGGAAGATCAACTACTTCGGCTACTCGTACGGCACCTACCTGGGCGCGGTCTACGCCAAGCTGTACCCGCAGCGGGTCCGGCGCCTGGTCCTGGACTCGATCGCCGACCCCACCGACGTGTGGTACACCGCGAACCTCAACCAGGACCACGCCTTCAACGACCGCCACCGCGCCTTCATGGCCTGGGTCGCCAAGCACGACGCCAGATACCGGCTGGGCACCGATCCGGAGAAGATCGAAGCCGCGTGGTACGCGATGCGGGCGGCCCTCGCCAGGAATCCGGCGGGCGGCAAGGTGGGTGCCTCGGAACTGGAGGACACCTTCGTCCCGGGCAGCTATTACAACGGCTACTGGCCCTACCTGGCCGAGGCGTTCGCGGCGTATGTGAACCACAAGAACACCGGCCCGCTGGTCGAGGCGTACAAGCACTTCGGCGCTGTCGACGCCGCCGACGACAACAGCTACAGCATCTACGCCGCGGTGCAGTGCCGGGACGCCTTCTGGCCGCGCGACTGGCACCAGTGGCGCAAGGACAACTGGGCGGCGTACGAGAAGGCGCCGTTCATGACGTGGAACAACGCCTGGTACAACGCACCGTGCGCGTTCTGGCCGACCGACTCGGCGCAGCCGGTGGACATCGCCAACGGCAAGCTTCCGCCGGCACTGCTGTTCCAGGCGACGAACGACGCGGCCACTCCGTACGAGGGCGGCGTCACCGTCCACGACCTGCTGGCGCGCTCCAGCCTGGTGGTCGAGCAGGGCGGCGGCAACCACGGCATCACGCTGAGCGGGAACGCCTGCCTGGACAAGTACCTGGCGACCTACCTGTCCGACGGCACCGTGCCGCGCGGCGTCGGCACGCGAGACGCGGTGTGCGACGCCTTGCCGGACCCCAAGCCGCTGACGTCGAAGGCGGCGTCGATGTCCGCCCGCGGCTCGATGCTGCACCGCCTGCTCGGCTTCCGCGGCTGA
- a CDS encoding GNAT family N-acetyltransferase, which produces MTLADCDRVAEIRVRGWQSAYRGLVPQSYLDGLSVAADAERRRGHLTQAAAGVVNLVAEDTGGEVVGWACHGPYQDGELLTSDAELYAIYVHPEQVGHGAGQALLAESVARCAAAGHGRQLLWVLKENRRARRFYERAGFHADGAEEPFEVGGTEVPEVRYARALPR; this is translated from the coding sequence ATGACGCTCGCCGACTGCGACCGCGTCGCGGAGATCCGCGTCCGTGGCTGGCAGAGCGCGTACCGGGGGCTGGTGCCGCAGTCGTACCTGGACGGGCTCAGTGTCGCGGCGGACGCCGAGCGCCGTCGCGGGCACCTGACACAGGCCGCCGCCGGCGTGGTGAACCTGGTCGCCGAGGACACCGGCGGCGAGGTCGTCGGCTGGGCCTGCCACGGTCCGTACCAGGACGGTGAACTCCTCACCTCCGACGCCGAGTTGTACGCCATCTACGTCCACCCCGAGCAAGTGGGACACGGCGCGGGGCAGGCCCTGCTCGCCGAGTCCGTCGCGCGGTGCGCCGCCGCGGGCCACGGCCGTCAGCTCCTGTGGGTCCTCAAGGAGAACCGCCGGGCCCGCCGCTTCTACGAGCGGGCCGGCTTCCACGCGGACGGCGCCGAGGAACCCTTCGAGGTGGGCGGCACCGAAGTCCCGGAGGTGCGGTACGCACGCGCACTCCCCCGCTGA